The Musa acuminata AAA Group cultivar baxijiao chromosome BXJ2-5, Cavendish_Baxijiao_AAA, whole genome shotgun sequence genomic interval TTACCCAAAAGATCATCTCAGTATCACCTCACATTTCTCGAGGCCTGATTAAGGTTTTTCGGATGTTCTTGTGCCTATAGGTCTAGATCAAACCAGACCGACCCACGATCGACAATACGCGCCCCATAATAAATCTCAAAACATATGTCATGTAAAGTTTGATTTTAGGTAAAATGATAATAATTATAACCCTTAATCTAAATCAATATTTCATCATTAGTTTTATTTATTTGGATTAGATATTTTGACCCAAACTCATCAAATTTTTGAAAAATGCTTCACAGTAAACTCACGACTAAGATAGCGACAATTCCGACACGTATCTCCCTTTTGATTGTTGTGAAGTCTCCATCGGTGAGCTGACTTGTGAGTCAACTAAGGATGCCAAGTACCCTTTTTACTTATGCATTTAATTGCCCCTTAGAGGAATCTTCTTTTGCTCGATTTTCCTGTGAATTAAGACAGTAAAATGATCGGAAACCTAAATGTGGGCTAGACAAGATTTGACTAGCTAGCAAGATAGAAAACGATGCAAGACTTGTTGATTCTTTGCACAGGGAGTAGAACAAAACCTATTGCAATAGAAGTATACCTCCAAATGAAATATGAAGACacaagaacttatacaatatggTTTTAGATTAAGAAGAAAGCAAGATGGAAAACAAGATGAGAAACATATAGAATAGAAACTTGCAACCCTCTTCGGAGTATCTAATGTCTAACTTAATTTTTGTACTCCATCTCTTTAATCAGTTAGTGTTAAAACGATTAGTAAATTTGGTTCTTTGTCATTTTCATCTGTCCTAATGCACAAATCATACAAAAAAAATTTGACCACCGTGATGAATGAAGTTCGACATGCTAATTAATTTCTTTCGCTGTAACATAAATTATCCTTAAAATCATATCTTAATTTGATTAATATGCTATATAATTCATGCTGATTCTCTTAAGGTGGAACCATTAGTGCTGAATTTTATTGGATGGATCCTAATAAGATCTCACATTGGAGCATAAAACATGAGGTTTCGGAAAGTTATCGAGGTTTCGGAGCATAGAACACCATGGCTCACAAATTCCTCCTACATGTTGAAGGTGCAGTGGATAAACATGTCAATCATTTTCGGCCGACAAGATTTCGTTGGTCGCAAGTAAATGAAAGATTGGAGTGATTGAAATTAAAAGAAAGAGAAATTACAAGTGCATAAACTTATCAGTGGCCATCTGTGACCCTACCAACTTCTCAATCATATGAAAGCATTGGAGATTCAAATGCCTACAAACTAAGCCATACCTCTTTTTCCACTCTACCGTATGGATGGCAGCTATTCCTACTCAATTTTTGGTACACTTCCCTCGAATAATTCTAATTTACTCCCACTTGTCGTTGTGCACATCTATAATGAAAGCTAGTTGGGGACTACCAATGAAAGATAGTGTGATCCAAGCCAACGCCAACCTAAAACATCAGCTAGATTTGATGAAATCAAGTAAACAAATTAAACTTGCCCGTCACGATAGTCTAATTTAATGCTAATAATTAGCTAGAACATAGTCTAATATATAGGTTCCAAGGCGCATATCTATGACTATTGGGCAGGCATAATTGTTTTCCAAACATCGATCGACCAAAATAACGAATCCACAAGACATTCATTCGAATGGAGATCTCAAGGGGACTAAGTGACAGATTTGTTTTGCACAgttcatatatataaatgtaatcCTCTTGTAGTTTAGGGAGACAGATTTTGACATAGCCATAGTACTTCCCTCGGCCTAAGattctctacttctttgtcttccTGATAGGTCTTCCACCAAGAACAAAGGTATATGCTACCGATGTATGAACAAGATGTAGATTTCGAGCAGTTTCATAGTCCCATTTTCCCATTAAGAAGAAGGAAATAAAAGAGTTGATGTTGCAGGACATATGTGAACGACAAAAGGTTACTTGGAATGAAGAGTAAATTGCTGAAGGGCTCCTGTTGTGCTTGGAACAGCTAACTCCTTGTTGATCATGCTAAATCTTCACATCTTTCAGAGACCAAAGATCAAAAAACTATGTGCTGCCAGGTGTTGATGCTCACACACAGCTTTAATGAAGTCAACAAGCCCTACTAAATTGGACAGTGGATGCAGATTAAAGGTATAATATTCTTCTCCACCTACTTTGCATTCTGCACCAGTGGGCTCCTATCAGATGTCACCACCACAACTCATCTCCTAGATTGAATTGTTGGTACATAGTAtcttttttttacatcaatggaTATATAATTGACTCCAGTAGACCATGAAAGAGATTCCCTTTGCAAGATTGTGAATGCCAACTTGTCTGGTCCCATGCATTTGTCGAAAGACGTGTAAAAGGAACAATAGAGAATGGACAGCAAGTGACATACCAGCTGATAGGAGACAAGATTCTAAACAGGAAATTTATAGTTCTAATGTTTATTCGCATTCTTGATTCCATAATCAATGCCTTAATGCTCCTAATTGATCTAAATTAGGTTATTATTTCTAGTATTTTCAAACAATGGCTTGCTCGAGTAGCTAAGGTCGCATGTCAAGCTTACATACACTATGCATCACCGTGGTTATTTTTCTGCTAGCAAATTGATTAATGAAAGGTTGCTTACGTGAGCTGTGATATCATAATCTTTCCAAAAGCATTTTTCaggaagagggaaaagaggaAAAAATACAATAAAAGTATTCTTATCTATTATTTGCACATCGGATCCGTATAAAGAAATCGGATCAATACTATGCCATTGAACACTTTAATGATTTGATGTATTCGGAGATGATTGTACACGATGATGAGTGTCCGTCCCAACACGGAGGAAACGATTGGTTGGTGTGCAGATGGTGTCACCACGGAACGTCCTTTTCTTCTGTGTGTTGTGGTCCAACTCCTATTCTCTTCGGCCGTCGACAAAATACATTTCCTCTTTTTCGATCCCTCCTCacatgtaaatattttttgatattattttctaTTCATGTGTGACTTAGTTATTTCTATGTTATCAGTAAGAATAGGTGGTGCAGTCCATTCTATTTGTATCGTAAATTTGACTTTGGTTATCAAGTTCGTGTTAGAATCTTGACTCTAATATAATGTTAGAAATCTATTAATGATGAGTGAGTTAGACTATTCAGAATCATGAGCTACACTTGAGGAACAGTTAGATTTAGCCGCCTCCGATTCCTCTGTGGACTTTGGATCCTCCATGGCAGTCGTCTCCTAATGCAGATGTGTTCGACAGCCCTCTGCAGTACCATGCAGACCCAAACTTGCAGTGACTATTAGTCTAACTTGTCTTACAGCTTTGGTGTGGGAGACAAAGATCCGGACATCACGTAGAACCGTGATGCATGTCTTGTGTGGTAAGATAAATCCTTTCTTTACCTTTACACTAAATGTTAGGACGAGGACTGTTAACTTTCTGGATTGCGAAGAAGTCAACATGGAATGGCTTTCTTGGAGGTATTAGCACGCACAGGTAATAATACTATTACCACTTCAGAAGCTCTGACGAGCGACACCCTTCCACAGCTGCGTACCACCGAGCAGCCAAGAACAGTAGTACGACATTATTGCCCGTAAGTTGCATCAATCCTCTGTTATGATTCATCTGCACTTCCATGATCCATAACATTGAgttgaatattctttaaagaagttTTAAATGGCTTTTCAAGCTCCTGATAGCTTTGAATGCCTTTGGTGGTAACAAGTATATTCCTCAGCAGACATCTGCTCCATCACTGGGATGTATGTTTGACATTAGAGATGGCAGGAACTCAAAGATAGATACAGGAGGATAAATGAATCTGTCAGGACAACAAAAGCCTCTTCCGATGCTTTAAGATCAGATGAGGAATGGTAAGAGATAAATGGTGCTGAGACCCAAGCGGAGAGTTCACGGGTCTGTAATCGGCAGAAGGGCCTACAGCAGTACTGTTTACGCAGAAGAAAGATTCCCACTATTATGTGAGAGAGCGACTTTGAGTAGAACACAGGGGTATGTACCCTCTTGATAGGACGCAGACATGTGCTTCCAGAAACACACCTATCATCCATCAATGTCATGATACAATCAACCTaacattcttttcttcttttctatcAATCTTTTtctatgaatctattttatcctgCATATTTGCATGCATCCATGCCTTCTAATGTATTTCAGGCACTGATAGTAAATGCTTGAGCTGTGTTTAGCAGTCACTAAACTCTCAGGCATGATAATCTCTAGGAAAGAAGGCTTAAGAACAAATAGCCCTTTGGAGCAGATTCTTTTCGTTTTCTTAATTTTCGCTGCTATGCTAACGCATCTTCTAATAAATTTGGCTGTGATTGGTAGGTGGACAAATCAGCTGCAGAACATGGATTCATGAGTGTACTTTATTCTTCTCCTTCTCAATGTAACTTGTGGATTTTAAGGTGGATAGATTATAGATAGCCTACTCTTACTGAAACCTGCAGGCTTGAGATCAATCTTTCTAATGGTAAGCCTACAAGAGAAGATTAAGCTTTTGCAAGCACTCTTAACTTTGCCAATTGTTTTCTACAGGATAAGATTCACAGTATATATCGATTTGTATATGCAGCACACTTTCTACTCTTCCTTAATGACAAATATGTGTCGATATATATATAGAGATGCTTCGGAAGCTTTAGGCAATCATATCGATTTGTATTGCTTTCCTTGCTGTGTTTGAGATCTTTTCTGTATCTTTGTTTTTGCATGTTTTCTCCCGGTTGTTTAGAATAATGGATTCTTCCTCATGTCGTCATTCTCTTTCTTCTCACTTATCATACTTCAGTGAGGCGTCAAAGGGCCAACAGAGGACATTTCTCCACTCTGGAAATTGAAGATCGCATTGGCCCTGCAGTAGTACCAGTAAGGAAACTTCATCCAACAGGAGCAAGTCACCAGGATACCATCATCATACGTCTTGTCTCCATTACTATACTATGAAGGAGGACACGAATCCAACTATCGTTCAGTTAGTGTGtatgagagagagggagagaacaaGGAGATCGCAATCTAACATGTCTAGTTCAGATGTGTTACATGACAATGTCACCCAGCTGAACCACTGTGGGTTTAGGGATTTGGAGGGCCGGCCACTATAGAACATGAGCTCAGTGACTAACCTGTTGGGCTTTCTCGATGTGAGCTGCAGTTCCATATTGTTTATTCAatcttttgtatatatatatatatatacaaaagccACTCAGCAATACCAGAGTGGCTTGATGAGTCTTCAGCTTAAGAACCTACATCAGCAGAACGATTCATTTCTCAAATGAAATCATGTAATTTTGCTGATAAAGCATGCCAGTATACACACATGTGAGCAAACAAATAAAAGGCTGGCAGAACTTGCAAAATAGGATCCCACATAATTATCATAAGCATATGATGAATCAACTTGCTGAAACTGGATTTATACTGAGGTTTCCTTTGCAAATAATAAATCAGATATATAGATAGTTCATTGAGCTATTCCAGGCAACAACATAGAAATATTCTAACCAAGGCATCAGCAATTCCAAGTAGAACACAGTCTGGTTGATGCACCACCAAAACATTGTATCTGCTCTGACAAGAACAATTCATTCGATGACTGGCAATGCCTTCTTCTCCGTATGAAATATAGTAAGCTTTCTCTACAATCCCCAGATATATATTTGCCTACAAAGTCTTATCCTCCTTCGAGACGAAGCTTTTCCGAAACCCGTTCATATGAACTTGAAGCCCTGCATCCCTTAAAGCATTCAAAGCTGACTCGTGCAGCCGTGCATCCAAACCAGTCCCTGCCAACTCCATGTCCTGCAGCAGCTTAATCAACTCATCCAACCTACTTCCCTTTGAGAAGACTCCCACCATTATCCCAGCCATGGCTCTGTCCACCTTCCCACCATTCCCCTTAAACTCTTCGAAGAAGTCGATGCACTCATCGATTCTTCTGGCTTTGCTGTAGGCACTAATGATGCTTGTGTAGCTGACCTTGTCGGGTGCTATCTGCCTGCGTTtcatctcctgccagagcttctcCACCTGCCTCAAGTTCATCAGTCTACCATGGATGTCTAGGAGAGAGTTGTAGACCCATACGTTTGGCTTGCAACCCTTCTCCTTCATCTTAGCGAGAAGCCTCATGGCATCCTTCACCTTGCCCATCTTCCCGTACATGGAGATCATGTTAGAGTAAGCAACAACACATTTGTCGAAACCTTTGTCTATCATTTCCGCAAAGGTAGACTCGGCCATCCGGGGGAGCCCCAGGCGGCAATAGACATTGATGATTGAAGCATATGTTACTTGTCCTGGTTGACACCCTTCGGACAACAGTTGCCCGTAAGCCGCCACTGCAGATCTGAGTCCTCTCTTTCTCGCGAAGCCATTGATGATAGTGCAGAGTACGCAGTCCGATACCCTGATTTCCATCTTCCTCATGGCCTGCACAACCGCAAGGGTCTTCTCCAGCTGCCCCACGTCCACAAACATCAGAACCAGTTTCATGAGCATGGCGTTGTCTCTCACCATGCCCTTGGCTAGTGCTTCTTGGAAGAGATCCTCCACTATCTCTGCTTCTCTAATCCCTGCAAAGGAACTCATCAGTGAAGCATAGATGGCAGTGTTTGGAGACAGTCCCTTTGCTTCCATCTCCCTGAAGTATCTGAGAGCTTCGAAGGCTCTTCCTGACCTCCCCAGCGAATCACACAAGATCGAGTATATCTCGGCAGACTCGGACGAAGCTTTCGACTCTTTGGACTCGTATTCAAGAAACAGAGCAATCACCTTCTCTGTCTCCCCCAGCTCTCGATATGCTTCGAGGATCCACCGGTAGCAGCTGGTATTAGGGGAAAGCCCGGCGGCCGTCATCCGCTCGTAAGCCGAAACCGTGCAGTTGTACATGTGGAGCTGGTTGTAGCCACACATTGCTGCACTGAAAGCAGAGATGGCGGCCTCACTCCCTTTCTTGGATTCAAGAACTCCGAGCAATGCCTCCGCGAGCTTGAACTTTCTTGCTCTGATGCAGCTACCGATCAACCTAGCGCATGTAAATCGATCCGGAACCACACCAAAGAACCTGAGATCGTCGACCAGGGCCGAGATGGAGCTCCACTGCTTGGATTTGACCAAACTCCTAATGAGAAGCTTCAGGGTCCGTCGATCCGGCCGGAAAACCGGCAGCTCTTTCGCCTTCTGGTAATACTCAAACGCAACAGCCTCGGTCTGCAGATTTCTGCACACGCCCTGGATGAATTCATTCGTGATCTCGGTGCCCGCAGCAGGAGAGGCTTGCAGGGGGACAGAAGGGAGTGGGATGGCGTGGAGATCACTCGAGGCATCGTCGAGGAGAGGAGGGCTGGATTTTGAGAAGTTGAATACTACAAATCTCTGTTTCCTGAAACGGAAGAAGAAGGTGGAGGAGCAGAGTTGGGCAGGGGAGAAGCTTTTAGGAGGAGGAATTGGAGCGAGAGGCCATTGGAGCACCATTTGGCCATTAGAAATCGTGTAGGGAGAGCTTATCTGCGCTCATAAATACCTTATCCTCTACTGGATGTTGTGGAGTATCAAGTGAGCGA includes:
- the LOC135612336 gene encoding pentatricopeptide repeat-containing protein At5g13770, chloroplastic-like; the protein is MVLQWPLAPIPPPKSFSPAQLCSSTFFFRFRKQRFVVFNFSKSSPPLLDDASSDLHAIPLPSVPLQASPAAGTEITNEFIQGVCRNLQTEAVAFEYYQKAKELPVFRPDRRTLKLLIRSLVKSKQWSSISALVDDLRFFGVVPDRFTCARLIGSCIRARKFKLAEALLGVLESKKGSEAAISAFSAAMCGYNQLHMYNCTVSAYERMTAAGLSPNTSCYRWILEAYRELGETEKVIALFLEYESKESKASSESAEIYSILCDSLGRSGRAFEALRYFREMEAKGLSPNTAIYASLMSSFAGIREAEIVEDLFQEALAKGMVRDNAMLMKLVLMFVDVGQLEKTLAVVQAMRKMEIRVSDCVLCTIINGFARKRGLRSAVAAYGQLLSEGCQPGQVTYASIINVYCRLGLPRMAESTFAEMIDKGFDKCVVAYSNMISMYGKMGKVKDAMRLLAKMKEKGCKPNVWVYNSLLDIHGRLMNLRQVEKLWQEMKRRQIAPDKVSYTSIISAYSKARRIDECIDFFEEFKGNGGKVDRAMAGIMVGVFSKGSRLDELIKLLQDMELAGTGLDARLHESALNALRDAGLQVHMNGFRKSFVSKEDKTL